From a region of the Streptococcus ruminantium genome:
- a CDS encoding PTS ascorbate transporter subunit IIC, with protein sequence MLKFLIDIAKTPAILVALIAVLGLGLQKKPASELIKGGLKTFVGFLVVGGGATLLQTSLNPFGTMFEHAFHLQGVVPNNEAIVALALTEYGTATSLIMLLGMFFNILIARFTRFKYIFLTGHHTLYMACMIAVIMTVAGFTSAGLIIMGGLALGIIMTLSPAFVHKYMIQLTGNDKVALGHFSSLGYWLSGFIGSLVGDKSKSTEDIKFPKGLAFLRDSTVSIAISMSIIYIIVALFAGGDWIETTLSNGTNSLVYALQLGGTFAGGVFVILSGVRLILAEIVPAFKGISEKLVPNSKPALDCPIVYPYAPNAVLIGFISSFVGGLVSMAVMIVTGSVVILPGVVPHFFCGATAGVIGNASGGIRGSIVGAFAQGILLSFLPVFLLPVLGNLGFAGSTFSDADFGLSGIFLGVLAKNGGMATISIGIFAVLALMLVLTIISKNKKEV encoded by the coding sequence ATGTTAAAGTTTTTAATTGATATTGCAAAGACACCAGCAATTCTAGTTGCCTTGATTGCAGTTTTAGGATTGGGACTTCAAAAGAAGCCCGCATCCGAACTAATTAAAGGTGGCTTGAAGACCTTTGTTGGTTTCCTTGTAGTTGGTGGTGGAGCAACACTTTTACAAACTTCCCTCAATCCATTTGGAACCATGTTTGAACACGCTTTTCATTTACAAGGTGTCGTTCCAAACAACGAAGCTATCGTGGCACTTGCATTGACTGAATACGGGACAGCAACTTCTCTCATTATGCTTCTTGGTATGTTTTTTAATATCTTAATTGCACGCTTTACACGTTTTAAATACATATTTTTGACAGGTCATCATACCCTCTACATGGCCTGTATGATTGCTGTCATCATGACGGTAGCAGGTTTTACATCAGCAGGACTCATTATTATGGGCGGTTTAGCTCTAGGAATTATCATGACCTTGTCACCTGCTTTTGTTCACAAATATATGATTCAATTGACAGGCAATGATAAAGTTGCTCTTGGGCATTTTAGTTCCTTAGGATACTGGCTCAGTGGTTTCATTGGTAGCTTGGTTGGCGATAAGTCAAAATCAACTGAAGACATCAAATTCCCTAAAGGTTTGGCCTTCTTACGTGATTCAACTGTCAGTATCGCTATCTCAATGTCAATTATTTACATTATCGTTGCTCTTTTCGCTGGCGGTGACTGGATTGAAACAACATTGAGTAATGGTACAAACAGTCTTGTTTATGCACTACAATTGGGTGGTACATTCGCCGGCGGTGTATTCGTTATTCTTTCTGGTGTACGGTTAATATTGGCAGAAATTGTACCTGCTTTTAAAGGTATTTCTGAAAAATTGGTACCGAACTCCAAACCAGCTCTTGACTGTCCAATTGTGTATCCATACGCTCCTAATGCAGTATTGATAGGTTTTATTTCTAGTTTTGTCGGTGGCTTGGTCAGTATGGCAGTTATGATTGTAACAGGCAGCGTAGTGATTTTACCAGGAGTGGTGCCACACTTTTTCTGCGGCGCAACAGCAGGTGTTATAGGGAACGCTTCTGGTGGTATTCGTGGTTCTATTGTTGGAGCTTTTGCTCAAGGTATTTTATTGAGTTTTTTACCAGTCTTCTTACTTCCAGTTTTGGGAAATCTCGGCTTTGCAGGTTCCACATTCTCTGATGCAGATTTTGGGCTATCAGGTATTTTCCTTGGTGTTTTAGCCAAAAATGGTGGTATGGCAACAATATCTATTGGTATTTTCGCTGTTCTTGCACTAATGCTAGTACTGACTATTATTTCCAAAAATAAGAAAGAGGTTTAA
- the ffh gene encoding signal recognition particle protein, translated as MAFESLTERLQNVFKNLRRKGKIAESDIQEATKEIRLALLEADVALPVVKDFIKKVRERAIGHEVIETLNPAQQIIKIVDEELTAILGAETSEIIKSPKIPTIIMMAGLQGAGKTTFTGKLANKLKQEENARPLLIAADIYRPAAIDQLKTLGQQIDVPVFELGNQVPALEIVRQGLEQAKSNHNDYVLIDTAGRLQIDQALMTELKEIKEFAQPNEILLVVDAMIGQEAANVAREFNNQLAITGVILTKIDGDTRGGAALSVRHITGQPIKFTGTGEKITDIETFHPDRMSSRILGMGDMLTLIEKASKEYDEKKSLELAEKMRENTFDFNDFIDQLDQVQNMGPMEELLKMLPGMAGNPALANLKVDEKQIARKRAIVSSMTPEERENPDLLTPSRRRRIANGSGNSFVEVNKFIKDFNQAKTMMQGVMSGDMNKMMKQMGINPNNLPKNMPNMNGMDMSALEGMMGGADMPDMSQLMGNSDMPDMSQMFGGGLKGKIGQFAMKQAMKRQANKIKKAKKKRK; from the coding sequence ATGGCTTTTGAGAGCTTAACAGAACGCTTACAGAATGTATTTAAAAATTTGCGCCGTAAGGGAAAAATTGCAGAGAGTGATATTCAAGAGGCTACCAAAGAGATTCGTCTGGCATTATTAGAGGCCGACGTTGCTCTGCCTGTTGTAAAGGATTTTATCAAAAAAGTTCGTGAGCGTGCGATTGGACACGAAGTCATTGAAACATTGAACCCAGCCCAACAAATCATCAAGATTGTTGATGAAGAATTAACAGCTATTTTGGGGGCTGAAACATCAGAAATTATCAAATCACCCAAAATTCCAACCATCATCATGATGGCTGGTTTGCAAGGTGCTGGTAAAACGACCTTTACAGGAAAATTAGCTAACAAACTCAAACAGGAAGAAAATGCACGTCCATTGCTAATTGCTGCTGATATTTATCGTCCAGCAGCCATTGACCAGTTAAAAACGCTCGGTCAACAAATTGACGTTCCTGTCTTTGAGCTTGGAAACCAAGTTCCTGCTCTTGAAATTGTTCGTCAAGGTTTGGAACAAGCTAAGAGCAATCACAATGACTATGTTCTGATTGATACGGCTGGTCGTCTCCAAATTGATCAGGCTCTCATGACTGAACTAAAAGAAATCAAAGAGTTTGCTCAGCCAAATGAAATCCTTTTGGTTGTGGATGCTATGATTGGTCAAGAAGCTGCTAATGTTGCGCGTGAGTTTAATAATCAGCTGGCTATTACCGGTGTTATCTTGACTAAGATTGATGGGGATACCCGTGGCGGTGCAGCCTTATCTGTTCGCCATATTACTGGTCAGCCAATCAAATTTACTGGTACAGGCGAGAAAATTACTGACATCGAAACCTTCCATCCAGACCGTATGTCATCACGTATCCTTGGTATGGGAGATATGCTGACCTTAATTGAAAAGGCTAGCAAAGAATACGATGAGAAAAAATCATTGGAACTTGCTGAGAAAATGCGAGAAAATACCTTTGATTTCAATGATTTTATTGACCAGTTGGATCAGGTTCAAAATATGGGACCTATGGAAGAACTTTTAAAGATGCTTCCTGGTATGGCTGGCAATCCTGCCTTGGCAAATCTTAAAGTGGATGAAAAGCAAATTGCCCGTAAGCGTGCGATTGTATCCTCTATGACACCAGAAGAACGGGAAAATCCAGATTTATTGACACCTAGCCGTCGTCGTCGTATTGCTAATGGCTCAGGAAACAGCTTTGTAGAAGTCAATAAGTTTATCAAAGACTTCAATCAGGCTAAGACTATGATGCAAGGTGTCATGTCTGGTGATATGAATAAAATGATGAAACAGATGGGAATCAATCCTAATAATCTCCCTAAAAATATGCCTAATATGAATGGTATGGATATGTCAGCCCTTGAGGGAATGATGGGAGGAGCTGATATGCCAGACATGAGTCAATTGATGGGGAATTCTGATATGCCTGATATGTCTCAAATGTTTGGCGGAGGTCTGAAGGGAAAAATAGGACAATTTGCCATGAAACAAGCCATGAAGCGCCAAGCTAATAAAATTAAAAAAGCAAAAAAGAAGAGAAAATAA
- a CDS encoding transketolase family protein, giving the protein MRESREMRLIYSDFLAEKCKESEQIIVLEADLSSSMSTNTLQSTYGGRYINVGIMEQEMVGVAAGLSVLGYKPYLHTFGPFASRRVYDQVFLSLGYAKLDATIIGSDAGVSAEMNGGTHMPFEDLGLMRLIPNARVYEVSDDIQFRAILEETLEIGGLKYIRTIRKRPFPLYIGDEDFSKGYTILRNGTDATIVVSGIMVEQAILAANRLAEEGISVQVIDLFRIKPIHEEVTNLLVGKPVITAENHNRIGGLGSAICELLATVKDTLVYRVGVDERFGQVGQQNYLMEEYGLTANAIYKQVIKIIQ; this is encoded by the coding sequence ATGAGAGAAAGTAGAGAAATGCGTCTAATCTATAGTGATTTCTTAGCTGAGAAATGCAAAGAGAGCGAACAGATCATTGTCTTAGAAGCAGACTTGTCTAGTTCTATGTCCACCAATACATTACAATCTACTTATGGTGGTCGCTATATCAATGTAGGCATTATGGAGCAGGAAATGGTCGGTGTGGCTGCGGGATTATCTGTTTTAGGTTATAAGCCTTATCTACATACCTTTGGACCGTTTGCCAGTCGTCGTGTTTATGATCAAGTATTCTTATCACTTGGTTACGCTAAGCTTGATGCGACTATTATTGGTTCAGATGCTGGAGTATCTGCTGAAATGAATGGTGGCACCCATATGCCATTTGAAGATTTAGGACTGATGCGCCTGATTCCAAATGCTCGAGTTTATGAAGTAAGTGATGACATCCAATTCCGAGCTATCTTGGAGGAAACCTTAGAGATAGGTGGTCTCAAATACATCCGAACTATCCGTAAAAGGCCATTTCCTCTTTATATAGGAGATGAGGACTTCAGTAAGGGCTATACCATCTTACGCAACGGCACAGATGCAACTATAGTCGTTAGCGGTATTATGGTAGAACAGGCTATACTCGCTGCTAACCGTTTAGCAGAAGAAGGAATATCTGTACAAGTGATAGATCTTTTTCGTATTAAACCAATCCACGAAGAAGTAACAAATCTTCTTGTGGGAAAACCTGTCATCACAGCAGAAAATCACAATCGTATCGGCGGTTTAGGCAGTGCAATTTGTGAGCTACTGGCAACAGTTAAAGATACTTTGGTTTACCGTGTTGGCGTTGACGAACGATTCGGACAGGTCGGACAACAAAACTACCTGATGGAAGAATATGGACTAACTGCAAATGCTATTTATAAACAGGTGATAAAAATTATTCAATAG
- the guaA gene encoding glutamine-hydrolyzing GMP synthase, translated as MTKQDVQKIIVLDYGSQYNQLISRRIREFGVFSELKNHTITAEEVRTINPIGIVLSGGPNSVYAENAFDIDPAIFELGIPILGICYGMQLITHKLGGKVVPAGEAGNREYGQSNLQLEAESKLFAGTPEKQLVLMSHGDAVTEIPTDFHLVGLSADCPYAAIENTERHIYGIQFHPEVRHSVYGNDILKNFAFAICGAKGDWTMENFIETEIEKIRQTVGDKKVLLGLSGGVDSSVVGVLLQRAIGDQLTCIFVDHGLLRKNEGDQVMEMLGGKFGLNIIRVDAAKRFLDLLAGVSDPEKKRKIIGNEFVYVFDDEASKLTDVEFLAQGTLYTDIIESGTDTAETIKSHHNVGGLPEDMQFKLIEPLNTLFKDEVRALGTALGMPDEVVWRQPFPGPGLAIRVMGEITEEKLQTVRESDAILREEIAKAGLDRDVWQYFTVNTGVRSVGVMGDGRTYDYTIAIRAITSVDGMTADFAKLPWDVLQKISVRIVNEVEHVNRIVYDITSKPPATVEWE; from the coding sequence ATGACAAAACAAGATGTTCAAAAAATCATTGTTCTGGATTATGGTAGCCAGTACAATCAGCTCATTTCACGTCGCATTCGTGAATTTGGTGTCTTTTCAGAATTGAAAAATCATACTATTACTGCTGAAGAAGTTCGTACAATCAATCCAATCGGTATCGTTCTATCTGGTGGCCCGAACTCTGTTTACGCAGAAAATGCTTTTGATATTGACCCGGCAATTTTTGAATTGGGGATTCCAATTTTAGGAATTTGCTACGGAATGCAATTGATTACTCATAAATTAGGTGGCAAGGTTGTGCCTGCCGGTGAAGCTGGTAATCGTGAGTATGGTCAATCCAACTTGCAGCTAGAAGCTGAATCAAAACTGTTTGCCGGCACTCCTGAGAAGCAACTAGTTCTCATGAGTCATGGTGATGCTGTGACAGAGATTCCTACAGACTTCCACTTAGTTGGTTTATCTGCTGACTGCCCTTATGCGGCCATTGAAAATACAGAACGTCATATTTACGGTATCCAATTCCACCCTGAGGTTCGTCATTCTGTTTATGGGAATGACATCTTAAAAAACTTTGCTTTTGCTATCTGTGGCGCTAAAGGTGACTGGACGATGGAAAATTTTATTGAAACAGAAATTGAAAAAATCCGTCAAACAGTTGGAGATAAGAAAGTCTTGCTTGGTTTATCTGGTGGAGTAGACTCTTCTGTCGTTGGTGTCCTTCTTCAACGTGCTATCGGAGACCAGTTGACCTGTATCTTTGTTGATCATGGCCTACTTCGTAAGAATGAAGGGGATCAGGTTATGGAGATGCTAGGCGGCAAGTTTGGTCTCAATATTATTCGCGTTGACGCTGCTAAGCGTTTCTTAGATTTACTTGCAGGTGTGTCTGATCCTGAGAAGAAGCGTAAAATCATCGGAAATGAATTTGTTTACGTTTTTGATGATGAGGCAAGCAAGCTGACGGATGTCGAATTCTTAGCTCAAGGCACTCTCTATACAGACATCATTGAATCTGGTACAGATACGGCTGAAACTATTAAGTCCCATCACAATGTTGGTGGTTTACCAGAAGACATGCAGTTCAAATTGATCGAACCATTGAATACCCTTTTCAAAGATGAGGTGAGAGCACTTGGTACTGCTCTTGGTATGCCGGATGAGGTTGTTTGGCGCCAGCCATTCCCAGGACCAGGTCTTGCTATCCGTGTTATGGGTGAAATTACCGAGGAAAAACTTCAGACAGTTCGTGAGTCTGATGCAATCTTGCGCGAAGAAATCGCAAAAGCTGGTCTAGATCGCGATGTTTGGCAGTATTTTACGGTTAATACTGGTGTACGCTCTGTAGGAGTTATGGGAGATGGTCGTACCTACGATTACACTATCGCCATTCGTGCTATTACTTCCGTTGATGGTATGACCGCTGACTTTGCTAAACTTCCATGGGATGTCCTTCAAAAAATCTCCGTCCGTATCGTAAATGAAGTTGAACACGTCAACCGCATCGTCTACGATATTACAAGTAAACCACCCGCAACTGTTGAGTGGGAATAA
- a CDS encoding PTS sugar transporter subunit IIB: MLKIGAACGSGLGSSFMVQMNIESILRDLGIADVEVEHYDIGGATAQDADVWIVGRDLADSASHLGDVRSLNSIIDMDELRELVTTICQEKDLI, from the coding sequence ATGTTAAAAATTGGAGCAGCCTGTGGCTCAGGATTGGGATCAAGTTTTATGGTTCAAATGAATATTGAATCAATCTTGCGTGATTTAGGCATAGCAGATGTTGAAGTCGAGCATTATGATATTGGTGGAGCAACAGCACAAGATGCCGATGTATGGATTGTTGGTCGTGACTTGGCAGATTCTGCTAGTCATCTTGGGGATGTTCGTTCGCTCAATAGCATTATTGATATGGATGAACTGAGAGAGCTTGTAACCACCATCTGTCAGGAAAAAGATTTGATTTAA
- a CDS encoding putative DNA-binding protein, with product MEIEKTNRMNALFEFYAALLTDKQMNYIELYYADDYSLAEIAEEFQVSRQAVYDNIKRTEKLLEDYEMKLHMYSDYVVRSQVFDDILNTYPNDTYLKEKITILNSIDNRE from the coding sequence ATGGAAATTGAGAAAACCAATCGAATGAATGCCTTATTTGAATTTTATGCTGCCTTGCTAACCGACAAACAGATGAATTATATTGAGCTCTACTATGCAGATGATTATAGTCTAGCGGAGATTGCAGAAGAATTTCAGGTAAGTCGTCAAGCAGTCTACGATAATATTAAGAGAACAGAAAAATTGCTAGAAGACTACGAAATGAAATTGCACATGTATTCTGATTATGTCGTTCGCAGTCAGGTGTTTGATGACATTCTTAATACCTATCCCAATGATACGTATTTGAAGGAAAAAATCACCATTCTAAATAGTATTGACAATAGAGAGTAA
- a CDS encoding GntR family transcriptional regulator gives MKAAYITIHDKIKDQIDGGTWKIGQRLPSERDLAEEFGVSRMTLRQGITLLVEEGILQRKVGSGTYVANTRVQEKMRGTTSFTEIVQLQGKIPTSKLLSYVRTKPTDKEIEQLGLGKGEYIVRMERVRYADNIPVVYEVACIPERLIKHVPKEEVTNHFFQTLTKNGYRIGTSKQTIFARLANEKVAQYLQIAKNQAILALKQVSYLEDGQAFEFVNSQYVGERFEFYLENN, from the coding sequence ATGAAAGCAGCATACATCACTATTCACGATAAGATAAAAGATCAAATTGACGGTGGAACTTGGAAAATTGGACAACGTTTACCGAGCGAGCGCGACTTAGCAGAAGAATTTGGTGTTTCTAGAATGACCCTTCGCCAAGGTATTACCCTGCTTGTTGAAGAAGGAATCTTGCAACGAAAAGTCGGATCCGGTACCTATGTAGCAAATACGAGGGTGCAGGAAAAGATGCGGGGCACGACCTCATTTACCGAAATTGTCCAGCTTCAAGGGAAAATACCGACGAGCAAACTCTTGTCGTATGTCCGAACCAAGCCAACAGATAAAGAGATAGAACAACTAGGGTTAGGAAAGGGTGAATATATAGTGCGGATGGAGCGTGTTCGCTACGCAGATAATATTCCCGTAGTGTACGAGGTGGCCTGTATTCCTGAACGGTTGATAAAACATGTTCCAAAAGAAGAAGTAACCAACCATTTTTTTCAAACTTTAACAAAGAATGGTTACCGGATTGGTACCAGCAAGCAGACAATTTTTGCTCGATTGGCAAATGAAAAGGTCGCTCAGTACCTACAAATTGCCAAGAACCAAGCGATTCTTGCCCTGAAACAGGTCTCCTATCTGGAAGATGGTCAAGCATTTGAGTTTGTAAATAGCCAATATGTAGGCGAACGTTTTGAGTTTTATTTGGAAAATAATTAA
- a CDS encoding transketolase: MAAELARLRQFTDEIRYHTIATLNQLGFGHYGGSLSIVEVLAVLYGEIMDITVQNFSSRERDHFILSKGHAGPALYSALYLKGFFDHDFLWSLNRNRTSLPSHPDRNLTPGIDMTTGSLGQGMSVATGVAYGQKIANFPYYTYTLVGDGELNEGQCWEAAQFAAHHELSHLILFVDDNKKQLDGRTVDICQTFDFVEKFISFGWEAVRVDGSDIVAILNAITTVKTSRSNKPKCIVLDTIKGQGVPLLENMENNHHLRLAGNLLIDLEKVAQDLEKELEGRT, encoded by the coding sequence ATGGCAGCAGAGCTAGCGAGGCTACGACAATTTACGGATGAAATTCGTTATCATACAATAGCAACCCTCAACCAGCTTGGATTTGGTCATTATGGCGGCAGTTTATCTATCGTGGAAGTTTTAGCAGTTCTGTATGGTGAAATAATGGATATCACTGTTCAAAACTTTTCATCTCGAGAGCGAGACCATTTTATCCTTTCTAAAGGGCATGCAGGTCCAGCACTCTACAGCGCACTTTATCTGAAAGGGTTCTTTGATCATGATTTTTTGTGGTCGCTCAATCGTAACAGGACTAGTCTACCTTCACATCCTGATCGCAATCTCACTCCCGGGATTGACATGACAACTGGCTCTTTGGGCCAAGGAATGAGTGTGGCCACAGGAGTTGCTTACGGTCAAAAAATTGCCAACTTCCCTTACTATACTTATACATTGGTAGGAGATGGTGAGTTGAATGAGGGACAATGTTGGGAGGCTGCTCAATTTGCAGCTCACCATGAATTATCTCATCTCATTCTATTTGTTGATGACAATAAGAAACAGCTAGATGGTCGTACAGTAGATATCTGTCAAACTTTTGATTTTGTGGAGAAATTTATTTCTTTTGGCTGGGAAGCAGTACGAGTGGATGGCAGTGATATTGTAGCGATTTTAAATGCTATCACAACCGTAAAAACAAGTCGTTCCAACAAACCAAAGTGTATCGTACTTGATACTATCAAAGGACAAGGGGTCCCTCTCCTTGAAAATATGGAAAACAACCACCACCTACGTCTTGCTGGCAATTTACTAATAGATTTAGAGAAAGTTGCGCAGGATTTGGAGAAGGAATTGGAGGGTAGGACATGA
- a CDS encoding MerR family transcriptional regulator gives MSKYTTGEIAKLCEVTVRTVQYYDTRGILVPSELTEGGRRLYSEDDVKRMKIICFLRELGLSLDSIGQILSEEDPGSIISLLLNQQEAILKREVIEREEKLHKISELKTRLKNVSEFSIEFIGDIAYTMTNRKKLRNLRLIMIVGALPLGILQWASIILWFTKGIWWLFLVWVIVVVPYIIWFCRWYFKKMAYICPQCHTVFQPTIKEGLWAKHTYTTRKLTCSSCNHHGFCVEIAAESQEEIG, from the coding sequence GTGTCAAAATACACGACAGGGGAAATTGCAAAACTTTGTGAAGTGACAGTCAGAACAGTTCAATATTATGATACCCGTGGTATTCTTGTTCCGAGTGAATTGACAGAAGGTGGACGAAGGCTCTACTCTGAAGATGATGTAAAGCGTATGAAAATTATCTGCTTTCTTCGTGAACTAGGACTTTCTCTGGACTCAATCGGACAGATTCTTTCTGAGGAAGATCCCGGTAGCATTATCTCTCTACTTTTAAATCAGCAGGAAGCTATATTGAAGAGAGAGGTTATCGAGCGGGAGGAGAAGCTACATAAAATTTCCGAACTGAAGACCAGACTTAAAAATGTGAGTGAATTTTCCATCGAATTTATTGGTGACATAGCATATACTATGACAAACAGGAAGAAACTGAGGAATCTCCGCCTCATTATGATAGTTGGTGCGCTACCACTCGGTATTCTACAGTGGGCATCAATTATCTTATGGTTCACAAAGGGAATCTGGTGGCTATTCCTTGTCTGGGTTATTGTTGTGGTTCCATATATCATTTGGTTTTGCCGTTGGTATTTCAAAAAGATGGCTTATATCTGTCCGCAATGTCATACAGTTTTTCAGCCAACCATTAAGGAAGGACTATGGGCCAAGCATACCTATACCACACGAAAACTCACTTGTTCATCTTGTAACCATCACGGTTTCTGCGTGGAGATTGCTGCCGAATCACAAGAAGAGATAGGATGA
- a CDS encoding CPBP family intramembrane glutamic endopeptidase codes for MKRYNKIQMMKYLIWTFLLAYAIQIGASFIYNNGNTIFAQLIITGMMFVPTIGALISGVKLGDMGWRVQFRKNLRFIMIAWFAPIVLVTLGACLYFMIFPTHFDISGKYLVVTGGVEAIKQMESLGISYPLYIIMSFISSITYAPFVNMVIALGEEIGWRGFLYPQLKAKLGRRMGWIIGGIIWGMWHWPLIWLVGYEYGAATANQNGYIGFPIVGMLLFCAITVGWGILHDWLYEKSESIWIPSLFHGAINAVAALPLSVCLTNTGSARLLGPAPMGMLAALPFLLVAIVLLLRQKNS; via the coding sequence ATGAAAAGATACAATAAAATTCAGATGATGAAGTATCTGATATGGACATTTCTTCTTGCATACGCCATACAGATAGGTGCCTCGTTTATTTATAATAATGGTAATACCATATTTGCTCAACTAATCATTACAGGAATGATGTTTGTTCCTACAATTGGTGCGCTAATTTCAGGAGTCAAGTTAGGCGATATGGGCTGGAGGGTGCAGTTTCGGAAGAACCTTCGATTCATTATGATAGCATGGTTTGCTCCAATCGTCCTAGTAACGCTCGGAGCTTGCTTATACTTCATGATTTTTCCTACGCATTTTGATATAAGTGGAAAATATCTGGTAGTAACTGGAGGCGTAGAGGCTATTAAGCAGATGGAGTCGCTAGGTATTTCTTATCCCCTATATATCATAATGAGCTTCATCAGTAGCATTACTTATGCACCATTCGTCAATATGGTTATAGCACTAGGCGAAGAGATTGGATGGCGTGGATTTTTATATCCTCAATTAAAAGCCAAATTAGGGAGAAGAATGGGATGGATTATAGGGGGTATCATTTGGGGAATGTGGCATTGGCCTCTCATTTGGCTAGTTGGTTATGAATATGGAGCGGCTACAGCAAATCAAAATGGGTATATTGGTTTTCCTATTGTTGGTATGCTTCTCTTTTGTGCCATCACGGTTGGATGGGGAATTCTGCACGATTGGCTGTATGAAAAAAGCGAAAGTATATGGATACCATCACTTTTCCACGGTGCAATCAATGCAGTAGCAGCTCTACCTTTGTCCGTTTGTCTTACTAATACTGGCTCTGCACGATTACTAGGACCTGCACCGATGGGCATGCTTGCAGCTTTGCCATTTTTACTAGTCGCAATAGTGCTGTTGCTTCGCCAAAAGAACTCTTAG